A window of the Microvirga terrae genome harbors these coding sequences:
- a CDS encoding DUF3095 domain-containing protein — protein MGVSLQDPGRQAEADFYARLPVFDHFSQLTDPGLYMPVPDDWVLGLSDIVRSTAAIAAGRYKEVNTAAASVIAAVSNTLGTSEFPFVFGGDGASFALPASQSGPAREALAAAAAWVRDVFGFELRIAMVPVAEIRAKGHDVRIARFAASPDVSYAMFSGGGLAYAERRMKDGAFAVPPAPPGTLPDLTGLTCRFDEITPQRGVILSLILLPETAAGPDAFNALVGQVLSLAEGQEAGRPLPANGPALTTPFRGFGIEAKTVSRDGAGLLTLGKLAVRRLISFVVLRFGLKVGRFDPARYRRQLVENTDFRKFDDGLRMTLDCTPALADRIEALLTEARRAGIAHYGLHRQEAALMTCFVPSATRSDHIHFVDGAMGGYAMAAQALKPAV, from the coding sequence ATGGGCGTTTCTCTTCAGGATCCGGGCCGGCAGGCGGAGGCGGATTTCTACGCCCGCCTGCCGGTCTTCGACCATTTTTCCCAGCTGACCGATCCCGGGCTCTACATGCCCGTGCCGGACGACTGGGTGCTGGGCCTCAGCGACATCGTGCGCTCGACCGCCGCCATCGCGGCCGGGCGCTACAAGGAGGTCAACACGGCGGCGGCCTCCGTCATCGCGGCCGTGTCCAACACGCTCGGCACGAGCGAATTCCCCTTCGTGTTCGGCGGCGACGGAGCAAGCTTCGCCCTGCCGGCCTCGCAATCCGGTCCCGCCCGCGAGGCGCTCGCCGCCGCGGCCGCCTGGGTGCGGGACGTCTTCGGCTTCGAGCTGCGCATCGCCATGGTCCCGGTCGCGGAGATCCGGGCCAAGGGCCACGACGTGCGCATCGCCCGCTTCGCGGCCTCCCCGGATGTCTCCTACGCGATGTTCTCCGGCGGCGGCCTCGCCTATGCCGAGCGGCGGATGAAGGACGGCGCCTTCGCGGTTCCTCCGGCACCGCCCGGCACCCTGCCCGATCTCACCGGACTGACCTGCCGCTTCGACGAGATCACGCCCCAGCGCGGCGTCATCCTGTCCCTGATCCTGTTGCCCGAGACCGCGGCGGGCCCGGACGCCTTCAACGCCCTCGTCGGGCAGGTCCTGTCCCTGGCCGAGGGCCAGGAGGCCGGCCGGCCCCTTCCCGCGAACGGGCCGGCCCTGACCACGCCCTTCAGGGGCTTCGGCATCGAGGCGAAAACCGTCTCGAGGGACGGGGCGGGCCTCCTTACATTGGGGAAACTGGCGGTGCGCCGCCTGATCTCGTTCGTGGTCCTCCGGTTCGGGCTCAAGGTCGGCCGGTTCGATCCGGCCCGCTACCGGCGCCAGCTCGTCGAGAACACGGATTTCCGCAAGTTCGACGACGGCCTGCGCATGACCCTCGACTGCACCCCGGCGCTCGCCGACCGGATCGAAGCCCTGCTGACGGAGGCGCGGCGGGCGGGGATCGCCCATTACGGCCTGCACCGGCAGGAGGCCGCCCTCATGACCTGCTTCGTGCCCTCGGCGACCCGCAGCGACCACATCCATTTCGTCGACGGCGCCATGGGGGGCTACGCCATGGCCGCGCAGGCTCTCAAGCCGGCGGTGTGA
- a CDS encoding bifunctional riboflavin kinase/FAD synthetase, producing the protein MPTPFAICRDGEPVPESLVGAVGAIGNFDGVHRGHQHLLRMAQGSGRPSAAVTFEPHPRTFFQPDRPLFRLTPEPVKLQIFEQLGLDGVFQRRFSGSLAALTAPGFVDLLARELQLSGVVIGHDFHFGRGREGNPARMAELCRERGLDCLVAPAIVEGTEPVSSSAIRAALEAGDIATANRLLGYRWFVQAQVRHGDKRGRELGYPTANMRLSDDCRLRHGIYAVRASVAGRPVDGVASFGRRPTFDNGAPLLEVHLFDFSGDLYGQILDVEFIGWIRGEERFDGIDALIAQMDRDSVEAKRMLAADTTVSMIG; encoded by the coding sequence ATGCCCACCCCGTTCGCGATCTGCCGCGATGGCGAGCCCGTGCCCGAGAGCCTCGTGGGAGCCGTGGGGGCCATCGGCAATTTCGACGGTGTGCACCGAGGCCACCAGCATCTCCTGAGAATGGCCCAGGGTTCCGGGCGGCCGTCGGCCGCCGTCACTTTCGAGCCGCATCCGCGCACCTTCTTCCAGCCCGACAGGCCGCTGTTCCGCCTGACGCCCGAGCCGGTGAAGCTCCAGATCTTCGAGCAACTGGGCCTCGACGGGGTCTTCCAAAGGCGCTTCAGCGGCAGCCTCGCGGCCCTGACGGCGCCGGGTTTCGTCGATCTTCTGGCCCGAGAGCTTCAGCTCTCGGGCGTGGTGATCGGCCATGATTTCCATTTCGGCCGCGGGCGCGAGGGCAATCCGGCCCGCATGGCGGAGCTCTGCCGGGAGCGCGGGCTCGACTGCCTGGTCGCCCCCGCAATTGTCGAGGGGACCGAGCCGGTCTCCTCCAGCGCCATCCGGGCGGCCCTGGAGGCGGGCGACATCGCCACGGCCAACCGGCTTCTCGGCTATCGCTGGTTCGTGCAGGCGCAGGTGCGCCATGGCGACAAGCGCGGCCGGGAGCTCGGCTACCCCACGGCCAATATGCGGCTTTCCGACGATTGCCGCCTCCGCCACGGGATCTACGCGGTCAGGGCCAGCGTGGCGGGCCGGCCGGTCGACGGCGTCGCCAGCTTCGGCCGCAGGCCCACATTCGACAACGGCGCCCCGTTGCTCGAGGTGCATCTGTTCGACTTTTCGGGCGATCTCTACGGCCAGATACTCGACGTGGAGTTCATCGGCTGGATCCGCGGCGAGGAGCGTTTCGACGGCATCGACGCGCTGATCGCCCAGATGGACCGGGATTCGGTCGAGGCGAAGCGGATGCTGGCCGCGGATACGACGGTCTCGATGATCGGCTGA
- a CDS encoding TIGR01459 family HAD-type hydrolase yields MTAPSRPVHVEGLQPLAENYDLVLCDVWGVLHNGIKAYEAASDALTRFRAKGGRVVLVSNAPRPGASVGTQLDGFGVPRTAYDAIVTSGDLTRLAIQERIDRIVHHIGPPRDMPIYGGLDVRFGSIDEADYVVCSGFDNDEEETVEDYRPQLDAMLGRRLLMVCANPDLVVERGNMILPCAGTIALAYEEMGGDVFYAGKPHGPVYDRALAVGAELAGRSIPKERVLAVGDAIRTDIAGAAGYGIDSLMVARGIHAEELGLHAGGLVSDHVQDWVDRQPVRPTAFTEVLSW; encoded by the coding sequence ATGACCGCTCCGTCCCGTCCCGTTCACGTCGAGGGCCTGCAGCCTCTCGCCGAAAACTACGATCTCGTCCTGTGCGACGTCTGGGGCGTGCTGCACAACGGGATCAAGGCCTACGAGGCGGCCAGCGATGCGCTCACCCGGTTTCGCGCCAAGGGCGGACGGGTCGTCCTCGTGTCCAACGCGCCCCGGCCGGGGGCTTCGGTCGGAACGCAGCTCGACGGCTTCGGCGTGCCCCGCACGGCCTATGACGCCATCGTCACCTCGGGCGACCTGACGCGGCTCGCCATCCAGGAGCGCATCGACAGGATCGTCCACCATATCGGGCCGCCCCGCGACATGCCGATCTACGGCGGGCTCGATGTCCGCTTCGGCTCCATCGACGAGGCCGACTACGTGGTCTGCTCGGGCTTCGACAACGACGAGGAGGAGACGGTCGAGGATTACCGGCCGCAGCTCGACGCCATGCTCGGCCGACGCCTGCTCATGGTCTGCGCCAATCCCGATCTCGTGGTCGAGCGCGGCAACATGATCCTACCCTGCGCCGGAACGATCGCTCTCGCGTACGAAGAGATGGGCGGCGACGTCTTCTATGCGGGCAAGCCGCATGGTCCCGTCTACGACCGGGCTCTCGCCGTCGGGGCGGAACTCGCCGGCCGTTCCATCCCGAAGGAGAGGGTGCTCGCCGTCGGCGATGCCATCCGCACGGACATCGCGGGCGCGGCGGGTTACGGCATCGACTCGCTGATGGTTGCCCGCGGGATTCACGCCGAGGAGCTGGGCCTTCACGCAGGCGGCCTGGTCTCCGACCACGTGCAGGACTGGGTCGACCGTCAGCCTGTCCGGCCGACGGCCTTCACGGAAGTCCTGTCCTGGTAG
- a CDS encoding EAL domain-containing protein has translation MVTNKKNTSVLRDRKAALLAFAPAILTAAASATMPMEAGLVLPVFGFLVMTVFFGLVVLWWQAETERQTLAMRFAAAPPDGQVPPAPLVLRSPMLAGGPAAVLRELARSADAVVDPPPPARAQVVRFPEPSLLPSMRSPSTEEVSRMRLVAQAFEADRIELHLQPVVSLPQLKIRFYEALARLRLADGTLLGPADFLPILEASGRASDFDRRVLMRSMAVARHLVARGSEAIVSVNLTAHAVAEPGFLWSLAGLVDASPDLLGKIVLEMPQHSWRHLDADHRAALSALRERGVPFSLDRAADLRFDPVTLGDLGIRFMKLPADLMIKAAEQTDGRYAGPELDVRDFAPSLRRQGIRLIAERVDQDDMVPVLCDLGVPLGQGFAFAAPRPVKPEIAGEQAAPQPFGLEPAPTLLRRTG, from the coding sequence ATGGTGACGAACAAGAAAAACACTTCAGTCCTTCGGGACAGGAAGGCGGCGCTGCTCGCCTTCGCGCCGGCCATCCTGACGGCAGCCGCCTCGGCCACCATGCCGATGGAGGCGGGGCTCGTCCTGCCGGTTTTCGGCTTTCTGGTCATGACCGTCTTCTTCGGTCTCGTGGTCCTGTGGTGGCAGGCGGAAACGGAGCGGCAGACGCTGGCCATGCGGTTCGCGGCCGCTCCGCCGGACGGACAGGTTCCGCCGGCGCCTCTGGTCCTGCGTTCGCCCATGCTGGCGGGCGGCCCGGCGGCCGTTCTGCGCGAACTGGCCCGGTCGGCCGACGCGGTGGTCGACCCGCCTCCGCCGGCCCGCGCGCAGGTGGTCCGCTTCCCCGAACCGTCCCTGCTGCCGTCGATGCGCAGCCCCTCGACCGAAGAGGTCAGCCGGATGAGGCTGGTGGCCCAGGCCTTCGAGGCCGACCGGATCGAGCTGCACCTGCAGCCGGTCGTGTCTCTGCCGCAGCTCAAGATCCGCTTCTACGAGGCGCTGGCGCGGCTGCGCCTGGCCGATGGGACGCTCCTCGGACCGGCGGACTTCCTGCCCATCCTCGAAGCCTCCGGCCGCGCGTCGGATTTCGACCGCCGGGTCCTGATGCGCTCCATGGCGGTCGCGCGCCATCTCGTCGCCCGCGGCAGCGAGGCCATCGTGAGCGTGAACCTGACGGCCCATGCCGTCGCCGAGCCGGGCTTCCTGTGGTCGCTGGCGGGGCTCGTCGACGCCAGCCCGGATCTGCTCGGCAAGATCGTCCTGGAAATGCCTCAGCACAGCTGGCGCCATCTCGACGCGGATCACAGGGCCGCGCTGTCCGCTCTGCGCGAGCGGGGCGTGCCGTTCTCCCTCGACCGCGCCGCCGACCTGAGGTTCGATCCCGTGACCCTGGGCGACCTCGGCATCCGCTTCATGAAGTTGCCGGCGGACCTCATGATCAAGGCGGCCGAGCAGACGGACGGCCGCTATGCCGGGCCGGAGCTCGACGTGCGCGACTTCGCCCCGTCCCTGCGCCGCCAGGGCATCCGGCTGATCGCCGAGCGGGTGGACCAGGACGACATGGTCCCGGTCCTCTGCGATCTCGGCGTGCCGCTGGGACAGGGCTTCGCCTTCGCGGCTCCGCGCCCGGTCAAGCCGGAGATCGCCGGCGAGCAGGCGGCTCCGCAGCCCTTCGGCCTGGAGCCCGCGCCGACCCTTCTGCGGCGCACCGGTTGA
- a CDS encoding heavy-metal-associated domain-containing protein, whose translation MEEPRKDLLMQVDGMTCQGCVNSVTRAIQRLDPGARVDVDLEHGRVHVTTTAQSVEVARALDAAGYEARAMTG comes from the coding sequence ATGGAAGAACCGCGCAAGGACCTGCTGATGCAGGTGGATGGAATGACCTGCCAGGGATGCGTCAATTCGGTCACCCGGGCCATCCAGCGCCTCGATCCCGGCGCCAGGGTCGACGTGGACCTCGAGCATGGGCGCGTGCATGTCACCACCACGGCGCAGAGCGTCGAGGTGGCGCGAGCCCTCGACGCCGCCGGCTATGAAGCCCGCGCCATGACCGGCTGA
- a CDS encoding aspartate aminotransferase family protein: MTAQTSRAANDLIAPNDLDAWWLPFTANRSFKQRPRMIARAKGMYYYTPDGREVIDGAAGLWCCNAGHNRDEITAAIQAQAQELDYSPAFQFGHAGGFTLASRLAQLAPGDLNHVFFCNSGSEAVDTALKVALAYWNAKGQGSKTRLIGRERGYHGVGFGGISVGGIVKNRQFFGTLLAGVDHLPHTYNRAEQAFSRGEPEWGAHLADELERIVALHDASTIAAVIVEPMAGSTGVLPPPKGYLKRLREICDKHGILLIFDEVISGFGRLGTAFAAERYGVIPDMITFAKGVNSGTVPMGGVLVREGLYKTFMNGPDHMIELFHGYTYSGHPLACAAALATQDIYRDEKLFERAKALEPVWADAIHSLKELPNVLDIRTIGLVGAIDLASRPDAVGKRAFEAMDRGFQEYGLMMRITGDTIALSPPLIITEEQIGEIVDKLTKVIKAVA; this comes from the coding sequence ATGACCGCACAGACATCCAGAGCCGCCAACGACCTCATCGCACCCAACGACCTGGATGCCTGGTGGCTTCCGTTCACGGCCAACCGCTCCTTCAAGCAGCGCCCCCGGATGATCGCCCGCGCCAAGGGCATGTACTACTACACCCCCGACGGCCGGGAGGTGATCGACGGCGCCGCCGGCCTCTGGTGCTGCAATGCCGGCCACAACCGCGACGAGATCACGGCGGCCATCCAGGCCCAGGCGCAGGAACTCGACTATTCGCCCGCCTTCCAGTTCGGCCATGCGGGCGGCTTCACCCTGGCCTCGCGCCTCGCCCAGCTCGCGCCGGGCGATCTCAACCACGTCTTCTTCTGCAACTCGGGCTCCGAGGCGGTGGACACGGCGCTCAAGGTGGCGCTGGCCTACTGGAACGCGAAGGGCCAGGGCAGCAAGACGCGCCTCATCGGCCGCGAGCGCGGCTATCATGGCGTCGGCTTCGGCGGCATCTCGGTCGGCGGCATCGTCAAGAACCGCCAGTTCTTCGGCACCCTGCTGGCGGGCGTCGACCATCTGCCCCACACCTACAACCGGGCCGAGCAGGCCTTCTCCCGCGGTGAGCCGGAATGGGGCGCGCATCTGGCCGACGAGCTGGAGCGCATCGTGGCGCTCCACGACGCCTCGACCATCGCGGCCGTAATCGTCGAGCCGATGGCCGGCTCCACGGGCGTGCTGCCGCCGCCGAAGGGCTATCTCAAGCGCCTGCGCGAAATCTGCGACAAGCACGGCATCCTGCTCATCTTCGACGAGGTGATCTCGGGCTTCGGCCGCCTCGGCACGGCCTTCGCGGCCGAGCGCTACGGCGTCATTCCGGACATGATCACCTTCGCCAAGGGGGTGAATTCGGGCACGGTGCCCATGGGCGGCGTGCTGGTGCGCGAGGGTCTCTACAAGACCTTCATGAACGGCCCCGACCATATGATCGAGCTGTTCCACGGCTACACCTATTCGGGCCACCCGCTCGCCTGCGCGGCGGCCCTCGCCACCCAGGACATCTACCGCGACGAGAAGCTGTTCGAGCGCGCCAAGGCCCTGGAGCCGGTCTGGGCCGATGCGATCCATTCGCTGAAGGAGCTGCCGAACGTGCTCGACATCCGCACGATCGGGCTCGTGGGGGCCATCGACCTCGCGTCCCGGCCCGATGCCGTCGGCAAGCGCGCCTTCGAGGCCATGGACCGCGGCTTCCAGGAATACGGCCTGATGATGCGCATCACCGGCGACACCATCGCCCTGTCCCCGCCCCTCATCATCACCGAGGAGCAGATCGGCGAGATCGTCGACAAGCTGACCAAAGTGATCAAGGCGGTCGCCTGA
- the hisS gene encoding histidine--tRNA ligase, whose translation MSKADKIKARAPRGFADRTPADLSATERMLAAIRDSYELYGFEGVETPFVEYTDALGKFLPDQDRPNEGVFSFQDDDEQWLSLRYDLTAPLARYVAENFDALPKPYRSYRVGWVFRNEKPGPGRFRQFMQFDADTVGAASVAADAEICMMAADTMEKLGLNRGDFIIKINNRKVLDGVLEAIGLGGEDKAGQRLTVLRAIDKLDRLGPEGVGQLLGAGRRDESGDFTKGAGLDPDAIARVLAFTDAKGADNATTVENLRRVVGTSDRGLEGANELAEIAALVASSGYEDRVTIDPSVVRGLEYYTGPVYEAELTFQVQDEDGRPVRFGSVGGGGRYDGLVGRFRSEPVPATGFSIGVSRLLSALQMVGSPIVSGAEKPGPVVVLVMDRDQVAAYQRMVSTLRQAGIRAELYLGSSGMKAQMKYADRRQSPCVVIQGSNERERGEVEIKDLIEGAKAAQAIASNEEWKAARPAQFSVPEADLVRAVREVLDRHFG comes from the coding sequence ATGTCCAAGGCCGACAAGATCAAGGCTCGCGCCCCGCGCGGCTTTGCCGATCGCACCCCTGCCGATCTTTCCGCCACCGAGCGCATGCTCGCGGCGATCCGCGATTCCTACGAACTCTACGGCTTCGAGGGCGTCGAGACGCCCTTCGTCGAGTACACCGATGCCCTCGGCAAGTTCCTGCCGGATCAGGACCGACCCAACGAGGGCGTGTTCTCGTTCCAGGACGACGACGAGCAATGGCTGTCCCTGCGCTACGACCTGACGGCACCGCTCGCCCGCTACGTGGCCGAGAACTTCGACGCGCTGCCCAAGCCCTATCGCAGCTACCGGGTCGGCTGGGTGTTCCGCAACGAGAAGCCGGGCCCCGGGCGCTTCCGCCAGTTCATGCAGTTCGACGCCGACACGGTCGGCGCCGCTTCCGTCGCGGCGGATGCCGAGATCTGCATGATGGCCGCCGACACGATGGAGAAGCTCGGGCTCAACCGGGGCGACTTCATCATCAAGATCAACAACCGCAAGGTTCTCGACGGCGTGCTCGAGGCCATCGGCCTCGGCGGCGAGGACAAGGCGGGCCAGCGCCTGACGGTGCTGCGCGCCATCGACAAGCTCGACCGTCTCGGCCCGGAAGGCGTGGGTCAGCTCCTCGGCGCCGGCCGCCGGGACGAGAGCGGCGACTTCACGAAAGGCGCGGGACTCGACCCAGACGCCATCGCCCGCGTGCTCGCGTTCACGGACGCCAAGGGTGCCGACAACGCGACCACGGTCGAGAACCTGCGCAGGGTCGTCGGCACCTCGGACCGCGGCTTGGAAGGCGCGAACGAGCTGGCGGAGATCGCCGCCCTGGTCGCCTCGTCCGGCTACGAGGACCGGGTGACGATCGACCCCTCGGTGGTACGCGGCCTGGAATACTATACGGGCCCGGTCTACGAGGCCGAGCTGACCTTCCAGGTCCAGGACGAGGACGGGCGCCCCGTGCGCTTCGGATCGGTCGGCGGCGGCGGGCGCTATGACGGCCTCGTGGGCCGCTTCCGCTCCGAGCCGGTGCCGGCGACCGGCTTCTCCATCGGGGTCTCCCGCCTCCTCTCGGCCCTGCAGATGGTCGGGAGCCCCATCGTGTCCGGGGCCGAGAAGCCGGGACCGGTCGTGGTGCTCGTCATGGACCGGGACCAGGTCGCCGCCTACCAGCGCATGGTCTCGACCCTGCGCCAGGCAGGTATCCGGGCCGAGCTTTATCTCGGCTCCTCGGGCATGAAGGCGCAGATGAAATATGCCGACCGGCGCCAGAGCCCCTGCGTGGTGATCCAGGGCTCCAACGAGCGCGAGCGCGGCGAGGTCGAGATCAAGGATCTCATCGAAGGCGCCAAGGCGGCCCAGGCCATCGCGTCGAACGAGGAGTGGAAGGCGGCCCGTCCGGCCCAGTTCTCCGTGCCCGAGGCGGATCTCGTCAGGGCGGTGCGCGAGGTTCTCGACCGCCACTTCGGATAA
- a CDS encoding ATP phosphoribosyltransferase regulatory subunit: protein MTETDAIVALIALFEREGYARIEPPVLQPADVFIDLSGEDIRRRMFVTQDASGAELCLRPEYTIPVCLQHLFHHGAQPSGYSYGGPVFRMRSGESGEFLQAGLESIGRTDVSAVDAEILALALDGLKQFGGPAPVVKLGDMGLLHALIDALGVAPAAKRRVIRAIVSGQGLASLGEPDGPGAQEHAGLLAAIEGQAPQAAKSFVEDILSIAGIARVGGRSAGEIAERFLARAANRTGLAEEARQILERYLAVAGDPDHAAHAVRSLAREAGLDLNGALATFEERTGFMAARGLDVSAFSFSATFARNLDYYTGFIFEVQDPRRGDGKPVVGGGRYDRLLEHLGAEAPIPAVGCSFWLDRIVGTP from the coding sequence GTGACGGAGACGGATGCCATTGTCGCGCTGATCGCGCTCTTCGAGCGCGAAGGCTATGCGCGGATCGAGCCGCCGGTGCTGCAGCCGGCGGACGTGTTCATCGACTTGTCCGGCGAGGATATCCGGCGCCGCATGTTCGTGACGCAGGACGCCTCGGGGGCGGAACTATGTCTGCGGCCCGAATACACGATCCCGGTCTGCCTTCAGCACCTCTTCCACCATGGCGCCCAGCCCTCCGGCTATTCCTATGGCGGCCCGGTCTTCCGGATGCGGTCGGGTGAAAGCGGCGAGTTCCTGCAGGCGGGGCTCGAATCCATCGGCCGGACGGATGTCTCGGCCGTCGATGCGGAAATCCTCGCCCTGGCCCTGGACGGGCTCAAGCAGTTCGGCGGCCCCGCCCCCGTGGTCAAGCTGGGCGACATGGGGCTTCTGCATGCGCTGATCGATGCCCTGGGGGTCGCGCCGGCCGCCAAGCGCCGAGTGATCCGCGCCATCGTGTCGGGACAGGGGCTGGCGAGCCTCGGCGAGCCCGACGGACCGGGGGCCCAGGAGCATGCGGGGCTGCTCGCGGCCATCGAGGGGCAGGCTCCCCAAGCGGCCAAGTCCTTCGTGGAGGACATCCTGTCGATCGCCGGGATCGCCCGGGTCGGCGGGCGCAGCGCGGGCGAGATCGCCGAGCGCTTCCTGGCCCGCGCCGCGAACCGGACCGGCCTGGCCGAGGAGGCGCGGCAGATCCTGGAGCGCTATCTCGCCGTTGCGGGCGATCCGGACCACGCGGCTCATGCGGTCAGGAGCCTCGCCAGAGAGGCAGGCCTCGATCTCAACGGCGCGCTCGCGACCTTCGAGGAGCGCACCGGCTTCATGGCCGCGCGCGGGCTCGACGTGAGCGCCTTCTCCTTTTCCGCGACCTTCGCGCGCAATCTCGATTACTACACGGGGTTCATCTTCGAAGTGCAGGATCCGCGCCGCGGCGACGGCAAGCCCGTGGTGGGCGGTGGCCGCTACGACCGCCTGCTCGAACATCTGGGAGCCGAAGCCCCGATCCCGGCGGTGGGCTGCTCGTTCTGGCTCGACCGTATCGTGGGAACACCCTGA
- the hisG gene encoding ATP phosphoribosyltransferase: MTDSPLILAVPSKGRLQENAAAFFARAGLVFTQSRGARDYRGTLAGVPDVEVAFLSASEIVSQLASGTAHLGITGEDLIREQIADADEAVELLTPLGFGHANVVVAVPQAWIDVRTMADLDEVAADLRARHGDKMRVATKYVNLTRRFFAEKGVADYRIVESLGATEGAPGAGSAELIVDITTTGATLAANALKILDDGVMLRSEANLVAATRAPWTDRARAAATAVLTRIAAEEEARTSREVRAALDPARSAALVALTKNHGASLPYGNALGREVVLHCRAATVFEIVAALQGIGAQDISVRAFDYLFRPTNALTERLLRRIG, encoded by the coding sequence ATGACCGACTCGCCTCTCATCCTGGCCGTTCCCTCCAAGGGACGACTGCAGGAGAACGCCGCCGCGTTCTTCGCCCGCGCCGGCCTCGTCTTCACCCAATCCCGCGGGGCGCGCGACTACCGCGGCACGCTCGCGGGCGTTCCGGACGTCGAGGTCGCGTTCCTGTCGGCGTCCGAGATCGTGAGCCAGCTCGCCAGCGGCACCGCCCATCTCGGCATCACCGGCGAGGATCTGATCCGCGAGCAGATCGCCGACGCGGACGAGGCGGTCGAATTGCTCACCCCGCTCGGCTTCGGCCATGCCAACGTGGTCGTCGCCGTCCCGCAGGCCTGGATCGACGTGCGCACCATGGCCGACCTCGACGAGGTGGCGGCCGATCTACGCGCGCGCCACGGCGACAAGATGCGGGTGGCGACCAAATACGTGAACCTCACCCGCCGCTTCTTCGCCGAGAAGGGCGTGGCGGACTACCGGATCGTCGAGAGCCTCGGCGCCACCGAGGGCGCGCCGGGCGCGGGCTCCGCGGAGCTGATCGTCGACATCACCACGACCGGCGCGACGCTGGCCGCCAATGCCCTCAAAATCCTGGACGACGGCGTGATGCTGCGCTCGGAGGCCAATCTGGTGGCCGCGACCCGCGCCCCCTGGACGGACCGGGCCCGAGCCGCGGCCACGGCCGTGCTGACGCGCATCGCCGCCGAGGAAGAGGCCAGGACGAGCCGCGAGGTGCGGGCGGCGCTCGACCCGGCCCGAAGCGCAGCGCTCGTGGCGCTGACCAAGAACCACGGAGCGTCCCTCCCCTATGGCAACGCTCTCGGCCGCGAGGTCGTGCTGCATTGCCGGGCCGCGACGGTGTTCGAGATCGTGGCGGCCCTCCAGGGCATCGGCGCGCAGGACATCTCGGTTCGGGCGTTCGACTATCTGTTCCGTCCGACCAACGCTCTTACCGAGCGCCTCCTGCGGCGAATTGGCTGA
- a CDS encoding META domain-containing protein, whose amino-acid sequence MNALRLATFVVALAAVSGAHAQSAGTTLGRPVGPTRQVDPKVPQPGDGGKIFPLNSSWVAVSLNGKPFTGERPSFKLDDQLRATGFSGCNTYATAAYPLREQGLAVGPFALTKKSCDKTTMAIEQAFLVALRSSGKWDIQGRNLIIQTQNGGQLVLERSL is encoded by the coding sequence ATGAACGCACTTCGACTTGCGACATTCGTGGTGGCTCTCGCCGCCGTCTCGGGAGCTCATGCCCAGTCGGCAGGGACGACCCTTGGCCGGCCGGTCGGCCCGACGCGCCAAGTGGATCCCAAGGTCCCGCAGCCGGGAGACGGCGGCAAGATCTTCCCCCTGAACTCCTCCTGGGTGGCCGTCAGCCTGAACGGCAAGCCGTTCACTGGAGAGCGTCCGAGCTTCAAGCTCGACGACCAGCTTCGGGCCACAGGCTTCAGCGGCTGCAACACCTATGCGACGGCGGCCTATCCCCTGCGCGAGCAGGGACTGGCCGTCGGGCCCTTCGCCCTGACGAAGAAGAGCTGCGACAAAACCACCATGGCGATCGAGCAGGCCTTCCTGGTAGCGCTCCGCTCCTCCGGCAAGTGGGACATCCAGGGCCGCAACCTGATCATCCAGACCCAGAACGGCGGCCAGCTGGTCCTGGAGCGCTCGCTCTAA